One window from the genome of Candidatus Methylarchaceae archaeon HK02M2 encodes:
- a CDS encoding divalent-cation tolerance protein CutA encodes MECRIIITTYSDKLNAEKIARDSIEANLAACINIIKVRSIYTWKGKIEEMDEFLTLFKTTEKGVNRLKDFIRKNHTYEVPEIIEITPQYIDPKYLLWLTENVSAR; translated from the coding sequence ATGGAATGTAGGATAATAATCACCACCTATTCAGATAAATTAAATGCTGAGAAGATTGCAAGAGATTCGATCGAAGCGAATTTGGCTGCATGTATAAATATTATAAAAGTAAGATCGATTTATACTTGGAAAGGAAAAATCGAAGAAATGGACGAGTTCTTGACACTTTTCAAAACCACAGAAAAAGGCGTAAATAGGTTAAAGGATTTCATTAGAAAGAACCACACCTATGAAGTTCCTGAGATAATAGAGATTACCCCGCAGTATATAGACCCTAAGTACTTATTATGGCTGACTGAGAATGTAAGTGCTAGATGA
- a CDS encoding mRNA surveillance protein pelota: MIIHKFNLKKGIALLTIEDVDDLWCLKRIITSGDIISGETSRIIKRTGTYVRPNKGERVKVKVTLRVERTKLDSSFGRLRIFGKILEMPEDILTKGFHSIVATPNYKLWLQKDRWKETDLRIIKECEKAIKRFMIVALDRRDAGVGLVQGTHLQLLPTIESGLEGKHYNIKERSTNPYYKKVIQTILSIYRSCTEIFVAGPGNIKNSFINFISKQKGGLADHVKIIDGIDIAGDDGVYMTLRSPQLREYIKGSKLALVTVLLEQFIKRIADGDDRVAFTFNEVKEAGKLGAVDLVLVSDKIFEYGIDENDLAELLNSVETFGGKGYLIDSSTDTGSQVMGMGGIIALLRFSLKSQV; the protein is encoded by the coding sequence ATGATCATTCACAAATTCAACTTAAAAAAAGGAATAGCATTACTTACCATCGAAGATGTAGACGATCTTTGGTGTTTAAAGAGGATTATAACATCTGGGGATATAATCTCTGGAGAAACTTCCAGAATCATCAAACGTACAGGCACGTATGTTCGACCAAATAAAGGTGAACGAGTAAAAGTCAAGGTAACATTGAGAGTCGAAAGAACTAAGTTGGATAGTAGTTTTGGCAGACTTAGGATCTTTGGTAAGATTTTAGAAATGCCAGAAGACATCTTGACTAAAGGTTTTCATTCTATTGTAGCAACTCCCAATTATAAACTGTGGCTTCAAAAGGATCGTTGGAAAGAGACAGATTTACGCATAATAAAGGAGTGCGAGAAAGCAATAAAACGTTTTATGATCGTAGCATTAGATAGAAGGGACGCGGGCGTAGGCTTAGTACAGGGAACTCATCTCCAATTACTTCCAACCATAGAGTCAGGGTTAGAAGGTAAGCATTACAATATAAAGGAAAGATCAACAAATCCGTATTATAAAAAGGTAATACAGACAATACTATCAATTTATAGATCTTGCACAGAGATATTTGTAGCTGGACCTGGAAATATCAAAAATTCCTTTATCAACTTCATATCTAAACAGAAGGGTGGTTTGGCAGACCATGTAAAGATCATAGATGGCATAGATATAGCAGGTGATGATGGTGTTTATATGACACTTCGCTCACCTCAGCTTCGAGAATACATTAAAGGAAGCAAGCTTGCACTTGTAACCGTATTATTAGAGCAATTCATAAAAAGGATAGCTGATGGTGATGATAGGGTAGCATTTACCTTTAATGAAGTTAAAGAAGCGGGCAAGTTAGGTGCAGTGGACCTTGTCTTAGTGTCTGATAAAATTTTTGAATATGGTATCGATGAGAACGATCTTGCTGAGTTATTAAACTCCGTCGAGACATTCGGTGGGAAAGGTTATTTGATAGATTCATCTACCGATACTGGTTCTCAAGTTATGGGAATGGGCGGTATTATCGCCCTACTTAGATTCTCACTAAAATCACAAGTCTAA